A genomic segment from Polyangium mundeleinium encodes:
- a CDS encoding tetratricopeptide repeat protein has product MIPRPLARVPRLPSLLLCAVMLWACNRTPELAREHLAQGDVALEAGRYPQALAAYGHARELAPTDPDVQRALMRARVHLIAESASRIAPEAIDDARYEAELLLDIDKPRAAVYLTALGNILARQGDAEGAKMKFAEALALDPSSALAHTALGLVLMGRKEDAARAKSEFQLALKAKPENAGALVGLGQIELAEGNIPGAAEHLEAALRIAESFDARLALGSARATQQKNGEAIQHFQRATELDPKSAAAVGSLGQALLGAGKLEDAERALRAAALMRPDPETRNALGFALVRQKKAATALDVFRGVLADDVASAPALLGAGVASEDLGQKEQAVAFYQKLLGLPSSGPGARMLADLQRQAQSRVTALAAAPPASASASAGPAAPPRPNGKQQNPF; this is encoded by the coding sequence ATGATCCCGAGGCCCCTCGCCCGCGTCCCGCGGCTGCCTTCGCTCCTCCTCTGCGCCGTGATGCTCTGGGCCTGCAACCGCACCCCCGAGCTCGCGCGGGAGCACCTCGCGCAGGGCGACGTCGCCCTCGAAGCGGGCCGGTACCCGCAGGCGCTCGCGGCGTACGGCCATGCCCGCGAGCTCGCCCCCACGGACCCCGACGTGCAACGCGCCCTCATGCGCGCGCGGGTCCACCTCATCGCCGAAAGCGCATCACGCATCGCGCCCGAGGCCATCGACGACGCTCGATATGAGGCCGAGCTGCTCCTCGACATCGACAAACCACGCGCGGCCGTGTATCTGACCGCGCTCGGCAACATCCTGGCCCGGCAGGGCGACGCCGAGGGGGCGAAGATGAAGTTCGCCGAGGCGCTCGCGCTCGACCCGAGCTCGGCGCTCGCGCACACCGCGCTCGGGCTCGTGCTGATGGGCCGCAAGGAGGACGCGGCGCGCGCGAAATCCGAATTCCAGCTCGCGCTGAAGGCGAAGCCGGAAAACGCCGGGGCGCTCGTGGGGCTCGGCCAGATCGAGCTCGCCGAGGGCAACATCCCGGGCGCCGCCGAGCACCTCGAAGCGGCCCTCCGGATCGCCGAGAGCTTCGACGCGCGTCTGGCCCTCGGGAGCGCGCGGGCCACGCAGCAGAAGAATGGCGAGGCGATCCAGCATTTTCAGCGCGCGACAGAGCTCGACCCGAAGAGCGCCGCGGCCGTGGGTTCCCTCGGCCAGGCCTTGCTCGGCGCGGGCAAGCTCGAAGACGCGGAGCGCGCGCTCCGAGCCGCGGCGTTGATGCGCCCGGATCCGGAGACACGCAATGCGCTCGGCTTCGCGCTCGTGCGGCAGAAAAAGGCGGCGACCGCGCTCGACGTCTTTCGCGGCGTGCTCGCGGACGACGTGGCCTCGGCGCCCGCGCTCCTCGGGGCCGGCGTCGCGAGCGAGGACCTCGGGCAAAAGGAGCAGGCCGTCGCCTTCTATCAAAAGCTCCTCGGGCTCCCGTCGAGTGGCCCCGGCGCGCGCATGCTCGCGGACCTGCAGCGGCAGGCGCAAAGCCGGGTCACGGCGC
- a CDS encoding right-handed parallel beta-helix repeat-containing protein, with protein MLSKITRSTSFAVAPVLLGLLGAFALTQGCGTDPGPGASGSTSTGTNTGGAGGIGGTGGVGGTGGDGGAGGSGAADAGPPWDPTVGWTNFKESDDTQKVYVSSSDGNDENDGLSPEKAVKTIAKGKQLLRDGFPDWLLLKRGDAWNEGLGTWTLSGRGTSELMVVSTYGDAVARPLLKTGAKRGLSADAGPTLQHLAFVGLHFHANTRDPASPDFVGPAGDEGVVWLAKGGDLLFEDLMIQSYTNNLSLQGVEGKINNVRLRRSVIVDAYKLEDPNPSVITDDAEGFYAMNVDVLVLEGNIFDHNGWNSQVPGANATISNHNVYIQSSCSKVTIRGNITTRAASHGLQARAGGTVDGNLVVENPIGFSFGLTNGPATPVSGGVTGTVTGNVVSDAGDITEAETRGVGIQIGNIKSAVVENNILTHDKTAGGNHVAFELTRKYDPMQVPDEAIKDLTIRNNIVYDWRGGIRFSTTALTNVKVESNDFQSPLRGEELARFFNQPYNAGVTFLANHWHSSAATKGWFEFGANATGQSYDEWLVTSKEMDATKTAVSYPDPERNLGTYHGSIGKEATFDAYIAEARKQSRFNYRYEYTVEAPVTYIRQGFVKN; from the coding sequence ATGCTTTCGAAGATCACGCGTTCGACTTCATTCGCCGTGGCCCCCGTGCTCCTGGGGCTCCTCGGAGCGTTCGCTCTCACGCAGGGCTGCGGCACGGATCCCGGGCCGGGCGCGAGCGGATCGACCTCCACGGGGACCAACACGGGCGGCGCAGGCGGCATCGGAGGTACGGGCGGCGTCGGAGGCACGGGCGGCGACGGGGGCGCCGGAGGGAGCGGCGCCGCGGATGCGGGTCCGCCCTGGGATCCGACCGTTGGATGGACCAACTTCAAGGAGAGCGACGACACCCAAAAGGTCTACGTATCCAGCTCGGACGGCAACGACGAGAACGACGGCCTTTCCCCGGAGAAGGCCGTCAAGACGATCGCCAAGGGCAAGCAACTCCTGCGCGATGGCTTCCCGGATTGGCTGCTCCTGAAGCGCGGCGACGCCTGGAACGAGGGGCTCGGCACGTGGACGCTCTCGGGCCGAGGCACGTCGGAGTTGATGGTCGTCTCGACGTACGGCGACGCCGTTGCGCGCCCGCTCCTCAAGACGGGCGCGAAACGCGGGCTCTCCGCGGACGCCGGCCCCACGCTCCAGCACCTCGCTTTCGTGGGGCTTCATTTCCACGCGAACACCCGCGACCCCGCGAGCCCCGATTTCGTGGGCCCGGCGGGCGACGAGGGCGTGGTGTGGCTGGCGAAGGGCGGCGACCTGCTCTTCGAGGATCTGATGATCCAGTCCTACACGAACAACCTGAGCCTCCAGGGCGTCGAGGGCAAAATCAACAATGTCCGGCTGCGCCGCTCGGTCATCGTCGACGCGTACAAACTCGAGGATCCGAATCCGAGCGTGATCACCGACGACGCCGAGGGCTTTTATGCGATGAACGTCGACGTGCTCGTCCTCGAAGGGAACATCTTCGACCACAACGGCTGGAATTCGCAGGTGCCCGGCGCGAATGCGACGATCTCCAACCACAACGTCTACATCCAGTCGTCTTGCTCGAAGGTGACGATCCGCGGCAACATCACGACGCGCGCGGCGAGCCACGGGCTCCAGGCGCGCGCGGGCGGCACCGTGGACGGCAACCTCGTCGTCGAGAATCCCATCGGCTTCTCGTTTGGCTTGACGAATGGGCCGGCGACGCCGGTCTCCGGCGGCGTCACCGGCACCGTGACCGGCAATGTGGTGAGTGACGCGGGCGACATCACGGAGGCCGAGACGCGCGGGGTCGGCATCCAGATCGGCAACATCAAGTCGGCGGTCGTCGAGAACAACATCCTCACGCACGACAAGACCGCGGGCGGCAATCACGTCGCCTTCGAGCTCACGCGCAAATACGACCCGATGCAGGTCCCGGACGAGGCGATCAAGGACCTCACGATCCGGAACAACATCGTCTACGACTGGCGCGGAGGGATCCGCTTCTCCACGACGGCGCTCACGAACGTGAAGGTCGAGTCCAACGATTTCCAGTCGCCGCTCCGGGGCGAGGAGCTCGCGCGGTTCTTCAACCAGCCGTACAACGCCGGCGTGACCTTCCTCGCGAACCACTGGCATTCGAGCGCGGCCACGAAGGGCTGGTTCGAATTCGGCGCGAACGCGACCGGCCAATCCTACGACGAGTGGCTCGTGACGTCGAAGGAGATGGACGCCACGAAAACGGCCGTCTCGTACCCGGATCCCGAGCGCAACCTCGGCACGTACCACGGGTCGATCGGCAAAGAGGCCACGTTCGACGCCTACATCGCCGAGGCGCGCAAGCAATCGCGCTTCAACTATCGATACGAATACACGGTCGAAGCGCCGGTGACCTACATCCGCCAAGGGTTCGTCAAGAACTGA
- a CDS encoding Kelch repeat-containing protein — MQSIRPYRRALLVPLLLLPFGAAWGGAGCSSEEPLGASSGPARAEFTPRVILREAAALRERFPAQAARILDADALFVGSDEGFSPAPSGAQKARWVRSPAFPSEAPSEEVHEEARSLPSGLSARFPRRAEDPVRFELPGDVSVHVREIGAGGEGAIAAHAVAYGRADGTSFWTVTGAGYEEWLWLEPGVAAPDHAAVAWSIEGAEVRQAGDAVELLDGRGASRIRVTAPEAFAASGRPVAARLVARGDTIEVWVDDANGEEVLVDPVWTPTGALNATRAYHTTNLLPSGKVLVTSGHNGMSYVASSELYDPATGSWTYAGSVMYGRAGHQSAVLTGGQVLIIGGWDGGSDCLRFTEIHTPWMKTWSLAAPLGVARCAVSVALMANGKVMASGGLTYGQTAMASAEVYDPSTNTWTPTGPMNEPRATHALQALPNGKVLAIGGAPTPTSSAYVSAEIYDPTTNAWTAVAPMNAARAQHTSTLLPTGQVLVVGGTSSSNGALDTAELYDPATNTWTSAGVMSEARRLHSATLLPGNEVLVAGGMRPDTSSSGTTDIYHVETNLWTPAGALVGARYRHGAALLGMGTVLVAGGQHGLGYIGTAELLTGADALGAACALGLDCKSGYCVDGVCCDTACNAGACDACSVAAGAATNGTCALLTGNTCQDGNACSQNDVCQSGVCVGTVPVVCPPPNDVCHVQGTCDPQTGFCGNPSAPDGTACSDENACTTGDVCQAGTCMGSSVVCAPSDDCHVAGVCDPVTGCSNAAKPDGAACNDGDACSQTDNCQAGTCVGTTPVVCAPIDACHDIGTCDPVTGQCSAPVKPEGTFCDDGNACTQTDACQAGVCLGANAITCAPPDACHEEGACHAVSGVCVYPAKPDGAACPGGTCAAGVCMHDGVGGGGGTGGMGGVGGSGGAGGNGSGGGVGVGGSNAGTGGDASIGAGGSDLIMGGGCSCRMNGITPTGFPAATAALLLGFAMGRRRGRAR, encoded by the coding sequence ATGCAATCGATTCGCCCGTACCGGCGTGCCCTGCTCGTGCCGCTGCTCCTGCTTCCGTTCGGCGCTGCCTGGGGCGGCGCGGGGTGCAGCAGCGAGGAGCCGCTCGGTGCGTCGTCCGGGCCCGCGCGCGCCGAATTCACGCCTCGCGTGATCCTGCGCGAGGCGGCGGCGCTGCGCGAGCGTTTCCCGGCGCAGGCGGCGCGGATCCTCGACGCGGACGCGCTCTTCGTGGGCAGCGACGAGGGGTTTTCCCCGGCGCCGAGCGGCGCGCAAAAGGCGCGCTGGGTCCGCTCGCCGGCCTTCCCGAGCGAGGCTCCGAGCGAGGAGGTTCACGAAGAGGCGAGGTCTTTGCCGAGCGGCCTCAGCGCGCGTTTCCCGCGTCGCGCCGAGGATCCGGTGCGCTTCGAGCTGCCCGGGGATGTTTCGGTGCACGTGCGCGAGATCGGCGCGGGCGGCGAGGGCGCGATCGCCGCGCATGCGGTCGCATACGGGCGAGCGGACGGGACTTCGTTCTGGACGGTGACGGGAGCGGGGTACGAGGAATGGTTGTGGCTGGAGCCGGGCGTCGCGGCGCCTGATCACGCAGCGGTCGCTTGGTCGATCGAGGGCGCCGAGGTACGGCAGGCGGGGGACGCGGTGGAGCTCCTCGATGGCCGCGGCGCGTCGCGAATCCGCGTGACGGCGCCGGAGGCGTTCGCGGCATCGGGCCGGCCCGTCGCGGCGCGGCTCGTCGCGCGCGGCGATACGATCGAGGTATGGGTCGACGACGCAAACGGAGAGGAGGTGCTCGTCGATCCGGTGTGGACGCCGACCGGGGCCCTCAATGCGACACGAGCCTATCACACCACGAATTTGCTCCCGAGTGGCAAGGTCCTCGTGACCTCGGGGCACAATGGGATGAGTTATGTGGCGTCGAGCGAGCTTTACGATCCCGCCACCGGGAGCTGGACGTATGCGGGGTCCGTGATGTACGGGCGCGCCGGGCACCAATCGGCCGTCCTCACGGGGGGGCAGGTGCTCATCATCGGAGGTTGGGACGGCGGCTCGGATTGCCTCAGGTTTACCGAAATCCATACGCCTTGGATGAAGACGTGGTCCCTTGCAGCCCCCCTCGGCGTCGCGCGTTGCGCCGTCTCGGTCGCGCTGATGGCCAATGGCAAGGTGATGGCTTCGGGCGGCCTCACGTACGGCCAAACGGCGATGGCCTCGGCGGAGGTTTATGATCCGAGCACGAATACCTGGACGCCGACCGGGCCCATGAACGAGCCACGCGCAACCCACGCGCTGCAGGCGCTCCCGAATGGCAAGGTGCTCGCCATCGGCGGCGCGCCGACCCCGACCTCGTCGGCCTATGTCTCCGCGGAGATCTACGATCCGACGACAAACGCCTGGACCGCCGTCGCGCCGATGAATGCGGCGCGCGCGCAGCACACGTCGACGCTCCTGCCGACGGGCCAGGTCCTCGTCGTGGGCGGGACGAGCTCCTCGAATGGCGCCCTCGACACCGCGGAGCTTTATGATCCGGCGACGAACACCTGGACGTCCGCGGGCGTGATGAGCGAGGCACGACGCCTCCACTCGGCCACGTTGCTCCCGGGCAACGAGGTGCTCGTCGCGGGCGGGATGCGCCCCGACACCTCGTCGTCGGGCACCACGGACATCTATCACGTCGAGACGAACCTCTGGACCCCGGCCGGCGCGCTGGTCGGCGCACGCTATCGCCACGGGGCGGCGCTGCTCGGGATGGGCACGGTCCTCGTCGCAGGGGGGCAGCATGGCCTGGGGTACATCGGCACCGCCGAGCTCCTCACCGGGGCCGACGCGCTCGGCGCGGCCTGCGCCCTTGGCCTCGATTGCAAGAGCGGCTACTGCGTTGATGGCGTCTGCTGCGATACCGCGTGCAACGCCGGCGCCTGCGACGCCTGCTCCGTGGCTGCCGGCGCCGCCACGAATGGCACCTGCGCGCTGCTCACCGGCAACACGTGCCAGGACGGCAATGCCTGCAGCCAGAATGACGTCTGCCAGAGCGGCGTGTGTGTCGGGACCGTCCCCGTCGTTTGTCCCCCGCCGAACGACGTCTGCCATGTGCAGGGCACCTGCGATCCGCAGACCGGTTTCTGCGGGAACCCGAGCGCGCCGGACGGGACGGCTTGCAGCGATGAAAATGCCTGCACCACCGGAGACGTTTGCCAGGCGGGGACGTGCATGGGCAGCTCCGTCGTTTGCGCCCCGTCGGACGATTGTCACGTCGCCGGCGTGTGTGATCCGGTGACCGGCTGCTCGAATGCCGCGAAGCCCGACGGCGCCGCGTGCAACGACGGAGACGCGTGCAGCCAGACGGACAACTGCCAGGCGGGCACGTGCGTCGGAACGACCCCGGTCGTCTGCGCGCCGATCGACGCTTGCCATGACATCGGCACGTGTGACCCCGTCACGGGGCAATGCTCCGCGCCGGTCAAACCGGAGGGCACGTTCTGCGACGACGGCAATGCCTGCACGCAGACGGACGCGTGCCAGGCCGGCGTTTGCCTCGGCGCGAACGCGATCACGTGTGCGCCGCCCGACGCCTGCCACGAGGAGGGCGCTTGTCATGCCGTGAGCGGCGTCTGTGTGTACCCAGCCAAACCCGATGGCGCGGCCTGCCCGGGGGGCACGTGCGCGGCGGGCGTGTGCATGCACGACGGCGTGGGCGGAGGCGGCGGCACGGGGGGTATGGGAGGCGTGGGCGGCAGCGGCGGCGCCGGCGGGAATGGGAGCGGCGGCGGCGTGGGCGTGGGCGGCTCGAATGCCGGCACGGGCGGGGACGCGAGTATCGGCGCGGGCGGGAGCGACCTGATCATGGGCGGCGGTTGTAGTTGCAGGATGAACGGAATCACGCCGACAGGCTTCCCGGCGGCGACGGCGGCGCTCCTTCTCGGGTTTGCCATGGGGCGCCGACGCGGGCGAGCGAGGTAG
- a CDS encoding KTSC domain-containing protein — MQNRRSSIGDQGLPADWVRPCETEAPEDFPPRVPVTSTSLRSVGYNPEAHELDLEFKDGRLYRYSGVPPEVHDELLHAPSLGRYFLANVRGQYPCERLC, encoded by the coding sequence ATGCAGAACCGCCGCTCCAGCATAGGTGATCAGGGTTTGCCCGCGGACTGGGTTCGTCCGTGTGAAACGGAGGCACCCGAGGACTTCCCGCCGCGCGTCCCGGTGACGTCCACGAGCCTGCGCAGCGTCGGGTACAACCCCGAAGCGCACGAGCTCGACCTTGAATTCAAGGACGGCAGGCTCTACCGCTACAGCGGCGTGCCCCCGGAGGTGCACGACGAGCTGCTCCACGCACCCTCGCTGGGTCGGTATTTCCTGGCGAACGTGCGTGGACAGTACCCGTGCGAGCGGCTCTGCTGA
- a CDS encoding SecDF P1 head subdomain-containing protein, with the protein MLVRARSMLLVALALSPSACTKKKDDAVDLAGLRPITMEIVVVDDDFDPFAKPAGTLPESVSVRAEERLSRSGFPATFQYAMLVKKPGETYVQAKERFSPWLSTLPLPAGRRFVLGDVMEDDETGEPRPIGLRTYVVAGEAIVTHANVVDAIVLEDDGKGPIQPPAVLVTLDAVGGERFHAATREHVKERLAIVVDDKAMSVPLVQSPIPGGRVSISMHGTDDRAVAEARRLAVALRGKSR; encoded by the coding sequence ATGCTCGTTCGTGCTCGAAGCATGCTCCTCGTCGCGCTCGCCCTGTCGCCGTCCGCTTGCACGAAGAAGAAGGACGACGCGGTGGACCTCGCGGGGTTGCGGCCGATCACGATGGAGATCGTGGTGGTCGACGATGACTTCGACCCTTTCGCGAAGCCCGCGGGCACGCTGCCCGAGAGTGTATCCGTGCGTGCCGAGGAGAGGCTCTCGCGGTCGGGTTTTCCCGCGACGTTCCAGTACGCCATGCTCGTCAAGAAGCCGGGCGAGACGTACGTCCAGGCCAAGGAGCGCTTCTCGCCGTGGCTCTCGACACTACCGCTCCCGGCCGGCCGCAGGTTCGTCCTCGGCGACGTGATGGAGGACGACGAGACGGGGGAGCCGCGGCCCATTGGCCTTCGCACGTACGTGGTCGCGGGAGAGGCGATCGTGACCCACGCAAACGTGGTCGACGCGATCGTGCTCGAGGACGACGGAAAAGGGCCGATACAGCCGCCGGCCGTGCTCGTGACGCTCGACGCCGTGGGCGGCGAGCGGTTTCACGCGGCCACGCGGGAGCACGTGAAGGAACGACTCGCCATCGTGGTGGACGACAAGGCGATGAGCGTGCCCCTCGTCCAGTCGCCCATTCCGGGCGGGCGTGTGTCGATTTCGATGCACGGAACCGACGATCGCGCGGTGGCCGAGGCCCGGCGGCTCGCCGTGGCGCTGCGTGGGAAATCAAGATGA
- a CDS encoding helix-turn-helix domain-containing protein: MPRRKTAAPFTSKIGARIRALRVERNLSLAQLADAGGLSKGHLSSVEHGLAAITVETLERIARALEALPMDLVTFPEEDDRGRIADLVRRLPKKELPKLRREMLARAPAEAQAPTRRRTSARA; this comes from the coding sequence ATGCCTAGAAGAAAGACGGCTGCTCCCTTCACTTCCAAGATTGGTGCCCGTATCCGCGCGCTGCGCGTCGAGCGGAACCTGTCCCTGGCCCAGCTCGCGGACGCGGGTGGTCTATCGAAAGGCCATCTTTCCAGCGTCGAGCATGGGCTCGCGGCGATCACGGTCGAGACGCTGGAGCGCATCGCGCGTGCGCTCGAAGCGCTCCCGATGGATCTCGTGACGTTCCCCGAAGAGGACGATCGAGGCCGGATCGCGGATCTCGTGCGCAGGTTGCCGAAGAAGGAGCTGCCGAAGCTGCGCCGCGAAATGCTGGCGCGCGCTCCGGCGGAGGCCCAAGCCCCGACGCGTCGCCGTACGAGCGCGCGCGCTTAG
- a CDS encoding erythromycin esterase family protein yields MATHAPLQGALPRTVAACALPLEGTRHDHDALLHAIGDSTLVLLGEASHGTHEFYNERARLTRRLIEDKGFCAVAVEADWPDAYRINRFVRGRGPDPGPLEALSGFERFPAWMWRNTDVLDFVKWLREHNDAHPHRAAGFYGLDLYSMNTSIEAVLAYLDRIDPEGAEIARRRYGCFEVFGRDTQAYGYATSLGMVASCEDEVVRQLMEIERRAPEYARRGPDEEGEDEAFFAEQNARLVKNAERYYRAMFRGGAASWNLRDEHMAEALDALRAHLGRRRGAPAKVVVWAHNSHLGDARATQMSREGELNVGQIVKERHPDVFSIGFTTYAGMVSAASGWGSEVEQKRVRPARPDSYEAILHATGLEKFALLLRDPRLSPLHAQRLERAIGVVYLPASERASHYFYADLAAQFDAVIHFDLTRAVEPLEKTARWDAGEAPETYPTGL; encoded by the coding sequence ATGGCTACGCATGCGCCGCTCCAGGGGGCACTGCCTCGCACCGTGGCGGCGTGCGCTCTCCCGCTCGAGGGGACGCGACACGACCATGATGCATTGCTCCATGCCATCGGGGATTCGACGCTCGTCCTTCTCGGCGAGGCGTCGCACGGGACGCACGAGTTCTACAACGAGCGCGCGCGCCTGACGCGCCGGCTCATCGAGGACAAGGGCTTCTGCGCGGTCGCGGTCGAGGCCGACTGGCCGGACGCCTATCGCATCAATCGTTTCGTCCGAGGCAGGGGCCCCGACCCCGGGCCACTCGAAGCGCTCAGCGGATTCGAGCGCTTCCCCGCGTGGATGTGGCGAAACACGGATGTCCTCGATTTCGTGAAGTGGCTACGGGAGCACAATGACGCGCACCCCCACCGCGCCGCCGGGTTCTACGGGCTCGATCTTTACAGCATGAACACGTCGATCGAGGCCGTGCTCGCTTATCTCGACCGGATCGATCCCGAAGGGGCCGAGATCGCGCGGCGGCGGTACGGGTGCTTCGAGGTCTTCGGCCGCGACACGCAGGCGTACGGGTATGCGACGAGCCTCGGGATGGTGGCGTCGTGCGAGGACGAGGTCGTCCGGCAGCTCATGGAGATCGAGCGGCGCGCGCCCGAGTACGCTCGCCGCGGTCCAGATGAGGAGGGCGAGGACGAGGCATTTTTCGCCGAGCAGAATGCACGCCTCGTGAAGAATGCGGAGCGTTACTATCGTGCGATGTTCCGCGGCGGGGCCGCCTCGTGGAACCTGCGCGACGAGCACATGGCCGAGGCGCTCGATGCGCTGCGGGCGCACCTCGGGCGTCGTCGCGGCGCCCCCGCGAAGGTCGTCGTGTGGGCGCACAACTCGCACCTCGGCGACGCGCGGGCGACGCAGATGTCCCGCGAAGGCGAGCTCAACGTCGGCCAGATCGTGAAGGAGCGCCATCCGGACGTGTTCTCGATCGGGTTCACCACGTATGCGGGGATGGTCTCCGCGGCGTCGGGCTGGGGCTCCGAGGTGGAGCAAAAACGCGTGCGTCCCGCCCGCCCCGACAGCTACGAGGCGATCCTGCACGCCACGGGGCTCGAAAAGTTCGCGCTCCTCCTGCGGGATCCGAGGCTCTCGCCGCTTCACGCCCAGCGGCTCGAGCGGGCGATCGGGGTCGTGTATCTGCCGGCGAGCGAGCGGGCGAGTCATTATTTTTATGCCGATCTCGCCGCCCAGTTCGACGCGGTCATTCATTTCGATCTGACGCGCGCAGTCGAGCCCCTCGAAAAGACCGCGCGCTGGGATGCCGGCGAGGCGCCGGAGACGTACCCGACGGGGCTTTGA
- the glf gene encoding UDP-galactopyranose mutase produces MFDWLIVGAGFAGSVLAERLARGSGKRVLLLDKRRHIGGTAYDHYDDEGLLVHKYGPHIFHTDSKEVFEYLSSFTAWRPYQHRVLASVDGQLVPIPINLDTINRLYNLRLTSFELEAFFAERAEKAPRVRTSEDVIVGKVGREVYEKFFRNYTRKQWGLDPSELDASVTAHIPVRTSRDDRYFTDTFQAMPLHGYTRMFERMLDHPNIKVMLGVDFREVKKSIPHEQVIYTGPIDAYFDDCYGKLPYRSLEFRFETKNTQVFQPAPVVNHPNEHPYTRVTEFKYLTGQEHPKTTLVYEYPRAEGDPYYPIPRPENAELYRKYEALAAATPGVHFIGRLATYRYSNMDQVVAQALGLYAKLTGLPHKRTPFASAA; encoded by the coding sequence ATGTTCGACTGGCTGATCGTGGGCGCTGGGTTCGCAGGCAGCGTTCTGGCGGAGCGGCTCGCGCGCGGCTCGGGCAAGCGGGTCCTGCTCCTCGACAAGCGCCGGCACATCGGAGGCACCGCGTACGACCATTACGACGACGAGGGCCTGCTCGTCCACAAGTACGGCCCGCACATCTTCCACACGGACTCGAAGGAGGTCTTCGAGTACCTCTCGTCCTTCACCGCGTGGCGGCCGTACCAGCACCGGGTGCTCGCCTCCGTGGACGGGCAGCTCGTTCCGATCCCGATCAACCTCGATACCATCAATCGCTTGTACAACCTCCGCTTGACGTCGTTCGAGCTCGAAGCGTTCTTCGCCGAGCGGGCCGAGAAGGCCCCGCGCGTGCGGACGAGCGAGGACGTCATCGTCGGGAAGGTCGGGCGCGAGGTTTACGAGAAGTTTTTCCGAAACTACACGCGCAAGCAATGGGGTCTCGATCCCTCCGAGCTCGACGCCTCGGTGACCGCGCACATCCCGGTCCGGACGAGCCGCGACGATCGGTATTTCACGGACACGTTCCAGGCGATGCCGCTCCACGGCTACACGCGGATGTTCGAGCGCATGCTCGACCACCCGAACATCAAGGTCATGCTCGGCGTGGATTTTCGCGAGGTGAAGAAATCGATCCCGCACGAGCAGGTCATCTACACGGGGCCGATCGACGCATATTTTGATGATTGTTACGGCAAGCTCCCGTACCGCTCCCTCGAGTTCCGGTTCGAGACGAAGAACACACAGGTCTTCCAGCCGGCGCCCGTGGTGAACCACCCGAACGAGCACCCGTACACGCGCGTGACCGAGTTCAAGTACCTGACGGGGCAGGAGCACCCGAAGACGACCCTCGTCTACGAATATCCGCGCGCCGAGGGTGATCCGTACTATCCGATCCCGCGGCCCGAGAACGCGGAGCTCTACCGGAAATACGAGGCGCTCGCGGCGGCCACGCCCGGCGTCCATTTCATCGGTCGACTGGCGACGTACCGATATTCCAACATGGATCAGGTGGTCGCGCAGGCGCTCGGGCTCTACGCGAAGCTCACCGGCCTGCCGCACAAGCGGACGCCGTTCGCGAGCGCGGCGTAG